A segment of the Methanomassiliicoccaceae archaeon DOK genome:
GGACCCGCTCTGGGACCCAAAGGTGTCAACATCGGACAGGTCATCGCTAAGATCAACGAGAAGACAAAGGCGTTCGAGGGAATGAAGGTCCCCGTCAAGGTCCTTATCAACGACGACAAGACCTTCGACATCAAGGTCGGAACCCCTCCGATGTCCGCTCTGATCAAGGGAGAGCTCGGAGTCGAGTCCGGAGCCCACAACGCCAAGACCGAGAAGGTCGGAAACCTGACTCTCGAGCAGGCCAAGAAGATCGCCACCATGAAGCAGGACGATCTCCTCGGAGCCGACCTGAAGGCGAAGGTCCTGGAGGTCGCAGGAAACTGCGTGTCCGTCGGAGTCACCATCGACGGAAAGAACCCCAAGGACTTCACCAAGGCGGTCAAGGCCGGCGAGTACGACGGCCAGTTCTGATCAAACTTCACAGGGGAGGGAAACCTCCCCTTCATTCTCATTTTTCAAGCACTGAAATCCTGTCGGCCAGGGCCTTGAACGGTTCC
Coding sequences within it:
- a CDS encoding 50S ribosomal protein L11 codes for the protein MVDTVEALVDGGRASAGPPLGPALGPKGVNIGQVIAKINEKTKAFEGMKVPVKVLINDDKTFDIKVGTPPMSALIKGELGVESGAHNAKTEKVGNLTLEQAKKIATMKQDDLLGADLKAKVLEVAGNCVSVGVTIDGKNPKDFTKAVKAGEYDGQF